The proteins below are encoded in one region of Syngnathus acus chromosome 2, fSynAcu1.2, whole genome shotgun sequence:
- the spry2 gene encoding protein sprouty homolog 2 — translation MDPRNATFHDGGGGHRLRSSQDDGSQQPRPLLAHDGVLALDQMRIIGSRNEYTEGPTRTPASQKSDPVKSQFSGIHQDTQDERPSDLQNLRANPMPSSGTEDSQSSAGSTCSGQRLLDITGNGDRIVSAQPTSAALISSEKTLNEEPKLSVAEPGSGGCKRHSKCQRCGLCRCDECRRPRPMPYCVMCGRRCVCSVQHAVEYCTCVCCVKGLFYHCSTDDEDTCADKPFSCTQAHCCIRWTATSLMAVILPCLLCYLPARGCVAACQSCYDRATRPGCQCKNLIHFEAGSKPT, via the coding sequence ATGGATCCCAGAAATGCGACTTTCCACGACGGGGGAGGAGGACACCGCTTGCGGTCATCACAGGACGATGGGAGCCAGCAGCCGAGGCCTTTGCTAGCCCACGATGGCGTGCTGGCATTGGATCAGATGAGGATAATTGGGAGCCGCAATGAGTACACAGAAGGACCCACAAGGACTCCGGCCTCACAGAAGAGTGACCCAGTTAAGTCACAGTTTTCCGGCATTCATCAGGACACCCAGGACGAGAGGCCCAGTGATCTTCAGAACTTGCGTGCCAACCCAATGCCGTCGTCCGGGACGGAGGACTCTCAGAGTAGTGCGGGGAGCACTTGCTCGGGTCAGAGACTCCTCGACATCACGGGAAATGGTGATCGGATAGTCAGTGCCCAGCCCACATCTGCAGCGCTAATTTCAAGTGAAAAAACGTTAAATGAAGAGCCAAAGTTGTCTGTGGCTGAACCCGGCAGCGGTGGGTGTAAAAGGCACTCCAAGTGCCAGCGCTGCGGTCTGTGCCGGTGCGACGAATGCAGGCGCCCTCGCCCGATGCCCTACTGCGTGATGTGCGGCAGGCGTTGCGTATGTTCTGTGCAACACGCGGTGGAATACTGTACATGCGTGTGCTGTGTCAAGGGGCTGTTCTACCACTGTTCCACCGACGACGAAGACACGTGTGCCGACAAGCCCTTTTCCTGCACGCAGGCGCACTGCTGCATCCGTTGGACGGCCACATCACTTATGGCTGTGATCCTCCCGTGTCTCCTTTGCTACCTTCCAGCTCGAGGATGCGTCGCCGCGTGCCAGAGCTGCTATGACCGCGCTACGCGGCCCGGCTGTCAGTGCAAAAACCTAATCCACTTTGAGGCTGGGAGCAAGCCAACGtag